The sequence below is a genomic window from Polynucleobacter sp. MWH-UH19D.
AACGATCGACTTGAAACAGAATCGTCTGCTGCCAATGTTTATGCACAAGGCGGTTTATCTCGTTTACAAACCTATGCAGCAAATCAAGTTTCGGGGAAAAAAGTGACAGCTTCTTGGCGTGCCGCTTTGGCCGTTCGTGATGCCGGACCACCGGCTATGTTGCGCAGTGTGCGCACTAACATTGTGCAATCGATTCGGGCATTTCGCACGCCTGATTTGCAGGAAGCGGCTACTGAACTCGGTCAACATTTTGTTTATGCAAATTGTGCAAATGCGATGACCAAGGGTGAGGTTCTCGAGGCAATCGCAATTGCGTATACCTTCACAAAACAGCAAGCTAAGAATTTTGATCCGCTGTTAGATGCATTGACCACTACTACTGACAAGGCGGGCCAACAACCTGGATTCGTGGTGGTGCTTGAAGGTTTGCCTTGCACGCAGAAATTTGACAAAGAAGCGCGCGAAACTTTGTTGGATGTATTCCGTGATGCTGTTGATTATTGGGCTGAGCGTCGCACGCCTTATCGTGTTTTCTACTCTTTCGCTTAATACAAAGATAATCAAACCCCGCACCATGAAAACGCCTCAACCGAGGCGTTTTTGCATTTCAGGGTTCC
It includes:
- a CDS encoding barstar family protein, with the translated sequence MNNRSENTNIASFEEHSRAESWDSNDRLETESSAANVYAQGGLSRLQTYAANQVSGKKVTASWRAALAVRDAGPPAMLRSVRTNIVQSIRAFRTPDLQEAATELGQHFVYANCANAMTKGEVLEAIAIAYTFTKQQAKNFDPLLDALTTTTDKAGQQPGFVVVLEGLPCTQKFDKEARETLLDVFRDAVDYWAERRTPYRVFYSFA